A region from the Riemerella anatipestifer genome encodes:
- a CDS encoding glycosyltransferase family 2 protein: MKIDVIIPTYNGSEHIAQQIESILQQPYENITIHLRDDGSKDDTVNIIKSFSNKYPNVILYQDLNNNLGLVKNVEYLLTKCSGDLIFLADQDDVWYEDKIKTFLSYYKPTDTPTLLHSNCMVTDGDLNERGLFLDDNPASNKRIENSYFHYFVQGASSMINKSLKNKILPFPNNIYIHDRYIHFMAELFGERVYIPQPTMWYRQHGANLIGSNTFIDKLKRLNLKQKFYLEPDKKLIEILVNLYPDKKSRFKLYFDIVNNEKSRWSKWKLMYSNNIPLRMKEKVLLWLNN, encoded by the coding sequence ATGAAAATAGATGTTATTATTCCTACTTACAATGGGTCTGAACATATAGCTCAGCAAATTGAAAGTATATTACAACAGCCTTATGAAAATATTACTATACATCTCAGAGATGATGGGAGTAAGGATGATACGGTAAATATTATCAAGAGTTTTTCTAATAAATATCCGAATGTTATTCTATATCAAGATTTAAATAATAACCTTGGGCTCGTCAAAAATGTAGAGTATCTATTAACAAAATGTAGTGGGGATTTAATTTTTCTTGCAGATCAAGATGATGTTTGGTATGAGGATAAAATTAAAACATTTCTCAGCTATTATAAACCTACAGATACACCTACCTTATTACACTCAAACTGTATGGTAACCGATGGCGATTTAAATGAAAGAGGGTTGTTTTTAGATGATAATCCTGCCTCTAATAAAAGAATAGAAAACTCTTATTTTCACTACTTTGTACAGGGAGCTTCGTCCATGATTAATAAGTCTTTAAAAAATAAGATTTTACCATTCCCAAATAATATTTATATCCATGATAGGTATATTCATTTTATGGCAGAATTATTTGGAGAAAGAGTTTATATACCACAACCTACAATGTGGTATAGGCAGCATGGTGCAAATCTTATTGGAAGTAATACATTCATAGATAAGTTGAAACGACTTAATCTAAAACAAAAATTTTATTTGGAACCAGATAAGAAATTGATAGAGATTCTTGTCAATCTATATCCAGATAAAAAAAGTAGATTTAAACTGTATTTTGATATAGTGAATAATGAAAAATCTAGGTGGTCTAAATGGAAGTTAATGTATTCTAATAATATTCCACTTAGAATGAAAGAAAAAGTATTACTATGGTTGAATAATTAA
- a CDS encoding glycosyltransferase family 4 protein has protein sequence MQKRKLFRVTTVPISLYALLRGQLRYMSDHFDVWGISSFGKELQLVEEEEEVCVSAVEMSRKITPFQDLKSLWKMWLLFRREKPCIVHTHTPKAGLIGMLASKLAGVPIRLHTVAGLPLMEAKGGKRKLLDFVEKLTYACATKVYPNSKGLYDFIVEQKYTSIDKLSIIANGSSNGINTTHFSPKQISEELKKQLRKELDIKDTDFVYIFVGRLVGDKGINELIKAFKQIQKQNIKLLLVGAEERDLDPLKTETIQEIERNKNIIAVGFQKDVRPYFAIADALVFPSYREGFPNVVMQAGAMGLPSIVSNINGCNEIIENNKNGLIVPSKDVESLRKAMQIIIDDDNLYLRLKENSREMIVSCYQREFVWEELLKEYNKLIRENV, from the coding sequence ATGCAGAAAAGAAAATTATTTAGAGTAACCACAGTTCCTATTTCTCTTTATGCTTTGCTGAGAGGACAACTGAGGTATATGTCTGACCATTTTGATGTTTGGGGTATTTCATCTTTCGGAAAAGAACTTCAGTTGGTAGAGGAGGAAGAGGAAGTATGTGTTTCCGCAGTTGAGATGTCAAGAAAAATAACGCCTTTTCAAGATTTAAAATCACTTTGGAAAATGTGGCTCTTGTTTAGGAGAGAGAAGCCTTGTATCGTTCATACACATACACCAAAAGCAGGGTTGATTGGGATGTTGGCATCTAAATTAGCAGGAGTTCCTATTCGTTTACATACAGTGGCGGGTCTACCTCTGATGGAAGCCAAAGGAGGTAAGCGTAAATTATTGGATTTTGTAGAAAAATTGACTTATGCTTGTGCTACCAAAGTGTATCCGAATTCTAAGGGGTTGTATGATTTTATTGTGGAGCAAAAATATACTTCAATAGATAAATTGAGTATTATAGCGAATGGTTCTTCAAACGGTATCAATACCACTCATTTTTCTCCCAAACAAATAAGTGAGGAATTGAAAAAGCAATTAAGGAAAGAACTGGATATTAAAGATACTGATTTTGTTTACATTTTTGTAGGTAGATTAGTTGGTGATAAAGGGATTAATGAGTTAATAAAAGCTTTTAAACAAATACAGAAACAAAATATTAAATTACTTTTAGTAGGAGCAGAAGAAAGAGACTTAGATCCTTTAAAAACTGAGACTATTCAAGAAATTGAAAGGAATAAGAATATTATAGCTGTTGGATTTCAAAAAGATGTAAGGCCTTACTTTGCTATTGCTGATGCTCTTGTGTTTCCAAGTTATCGGGAAGGCTTTCCTAATGTAGTTATGCAGGCAGGAGCTATGGGACTTCCAAGCATTGTGTCAAACATTAATGGATGCAATGAAATTATAGAGAATAACAAAAATGGGTTAATTGTTCCATCGAAAGATGTAGAAAGTCTTCGAAAGGCTATGCAAATCATTATAGATGATGATAATTTGTATTTACGGTTAAAAGAAAATAGTAGAGAAATGATTGTAAGCTGTTATCAGCGTGAGTTTGTATGGGAAGAATTATTAAAAGAGTATAATAAGCTAATTAGAGAGAATGTATAG
- a CDS encoding glycosyltransferase family 4 protein produces the protein MKKKILLLSKYGVAGPSSRYRFYNYYPYFQKVGLDIEFKPLFDDDYIKKIYNNRSFYLFFLQLLAVLKRIIFLLKNYRRYDAFIIEKDMFPFLPLWLEKLFLNHKPYALDFDDHVAASYQSSRLKNKILGNKISGLVKHSKFTTVGNRWYFTKFKEGNLIYLPTVIDLDKYPIHNIISKTKTIVWIGSPSTVKYLKLLEPVFVELSSDIDFVLRIIGGEIKLDSRINVEYISWSAESENRLLAESTIGIMPLEETEWEKGKCGFKLIQYLASGIPVVASKLPANEEVITQDCGFIANDLLEWKKHLRFLLENPLIAEEMGVKGRLRVEEYYSYQIWGERYADMIKSKL, from the coding sequence ATGAAAAAAAAGATACTTCTCTTGTCCAAATATGGTGTAGCGGGTCCAAGCTCTAGATACCGTTTTTATAATTATTATCCATATTTTCAAAAGGTAGGTTTAGATATAGAGTTTAAGCCACTTTTTGACGACGATTATATCAAAAAAATATATAATAATAGAAGTTTTTATTTATTTTTTTTACAATTATTAGCTGTCTTAAAACGTATAATATTTCTTTTAAAAAATTATAGACGGTATGATGCTTTTATTATTGAAAAGGATATGTTTCCTTTTTTGCCTTTATGGCTAGAAAAGCTTTTTCTAAATCATAAACCTTATGCATTAGATTTTGATGATCATGTCGCAGCATCTTATCAATCTTCTAGACTTAAAAATAAAATTTTAGGAAACAAAATATCTGGGTTGGTTAAACACTCTAAATTTACTACTGTTGGAAATAGGTGGTACTTTACTAAGTTTAAGGAGGGGAATTTAATTTATTTGCCTACGGTGATTGATTTAGATAAATATCCGATTCATAATATAATTTCAAAAACGAAGACAATAGTTTGGATAGGCTCACCATCTACTGTGAAATATTTAAAATTGCTTGAGCCTGTTTTTGTTGAGTTGTCAAGCGATATAGATTTTGTTTTAAGAATTATAGGAGGGGAAATTAAGCTAGATTCTCGTATAAATGTTGAATATATTTCTTGGAGTGCAGAATCCGAAAATCGACTTTTAGCAGAGAGTACAATTGGGATTATGCCTTTAGAAGAAACCGAATGGGAGAAAGGGAAGTGTGGCTTTAAATTGATACAATATTTGGCTAGTGGTATTCCTGTAGTGGCCTCTAAATTGCCAGCAAATGAGGAAGTTATAACTCAAGATTGTGGTTTTATAGCTAACGATTTGCTTGAATGGAAAAAGCACCTTAGATTCTTGCTTGAAAATCCATTAATTGCTGAAGAAATGGGAGTTAAGGGTAGATTGCGTGTTGAGGAATACTATTCATATCAAATATGGGGGGAGAGGTATGCAGATATGATAAAAAGTAAACTTTAG
- a CDS encoding sugar transferase yields MYRDFFKPIMDFTLALVGFLLLSPVFILVTIGLFFANQGKPFFFQKRPGKNERIFSIIKFKTMNDKKDANGNLLSDAERLTAIGKFVRKTSLDEIPQLLNVIKGDMSLVGPRPLLPQYLPLYNEEQKKRHNVRPGITGWAQVNGRNAISWQQKFEYDVWYVRNLSLSLDIKVLFLTVKKVFVSEGISQEGQATIEPFKGNEV; encoded by the coding sequence ATGTATAGAGATTTTTTTAAACCTATTATGGATTTCACTTTGGCTCTTGTTGGTTTCTTGCTATTAAGTCCTGTTTTTATTTTAGTTACAATAGGTTTGTTTTTTGCAAACCAAGGGAAGCCTTTCTTTTTTCAGAAAAGACCTGGGAAAAATGAACGTATTTTTAGTATCATTAAGTTCAAAACAATGAATGATAAAAAAGATGCTAATGGTAATTTATTGTCTGATGCAGAACGCTTAACAGCAATAGGTAAATTCGTTAGAAAAACATCGTTAGATGAAATTCCGCAACTATTAAATGTAATTAAGGGAGATATGAGCTTAGTTGGTCCAAGACCTCTACTACCACAGTATTTGCCATTATATAATGAGGAACAGAAAAAAAGACATAATGTGCGTCCTGGCATTACAGGTTGGGCTCAAGTCAACGGTAGAAACGCTATCTCGTGGCAGCAAAAATTTGAATACGATGTTTGGTATGTTCGTAACCTATCGCTATCTTTGGATATTAAGGTATTGTTTCTAACAGTGAAAAAAGTTTTTGTTTCAGAAGGGATTTCTCAGGAAGGACAAGCAACTATAGAACCATTTAAAGGAAATGAAGTATGA
- the asnB gene encoding asparagine synthase (glutamine-hydrolyzing) has protein sequence MCGINGLILKDINSDSAIKKLEIMNQRIFHRGPDEDGFFVEQKEQNVIGFAMRRLSIIDLSSGKQPIFSEDGTKVIVFNGEIYNYQSLRKQLLSVGKTFKTNSDTEVILRLYEVYGKEAFKMLDGMFAFSIYDKSINKVFIARDFFGEKPLYYQNSKGGLIWCSELKSLMSVSEEERVISKEGLNLYFQLTYIPAPFTIYEGVYKLEPNHFIEYDLVANEFRLEKIHIEGKFDKREISFDDAKKELRDLVKESVLSRSISDVPIGTFLSGGVDSSIVTVCLAEEMGQKINTFSIGYDKKSFDESDKSKIVAKQIGSTHHQFILKEQDLEDEITSVLQNFDEPFADSSALPSFFVAKKTSEYVKVALTGDGGDEVFGGYNKYLIGKINERYTQIVPKALHCTIKKVSDFLTKQKEDQRGLKFKVRKAVNAIDYGGEFYYNMVKLGFQEPELSRFLRKEWLVKDALSLYKERIPNPKTLNDFRNVDRMISLEGDMIVKVDRTSMLTSLECRAPFLNKKLWDYSHTLPEHYLLNGNNKKYILKKAFEDKFPEGFLEKSKKGFGVPVGDWLKSTLKEELMSYVVTEKLEKQGLFNVLEIQKLVYNHLNEIEDNTFRVWTLYCFQKWYFNMHLE, from the coding sequence ATGTGTGGTATTAATGGACTTATTTTAAAAGATATAAATTCTGACTCAGCGATAAAGAAGCTGGAAATAATGAACCAAAGAATTTTTCATCGTGGACCAGATGAAGATGGGTTCTTTGTAGAGCAAAAAGAGCAAAATGTTATAGGGTTTGCTATGCGTAGGCTTTCTATTATTGACTTGTCTAGTGGTAAGCAACCTATTTTTTCAGAGGATGGAACTAAGGTTATCGTTTTTAATGGTGAAATTTATAATTATCAAAGTTTAAGAAAGCAGCTTTTATCCGTAGGAAAAACCTTTAAAACCAATTCTGACACCGAAGTTATACTAAGGTTATATGAAGTTTATGGGAAAGAGGCATTCAAAATGTTAGACGGAATGTTTGCTTTCTCTATTTATGATAAGTCTATTAATAAAGTATTTATAGCAAGGGACTTCTTTGGGGAGAAACCCCTATATTATCAGAATTCAAAGGGAGGACTTATTTGGTGTTCGGAGTTAAAATCTTTAATGTCGGTTTCAGAAGAAGAACGAGTTATTTCTAAAGAAGGATTAAATCTTTACTTTCAGTTGACTTATATACCCGCACCTTTTACAATTTATGAGGGAGTCTATAAGTTAGAACCCAATCACTTTATAGAGTATGATTTGGTTGCGAATGAATTTAGATTAGAAAAAATACATATTGAAGGTAAATTTGATAAGAGAGAGATTTCATTTGATGATGCTAAGAAGGAATTGAGGGATTTGGTAAAGGAAAGTGTTCTTTCTAGAAGTATTTCTGATGTTCCCATAGGTACTTTTTTGTCTGGTGGAGTAGATTCTTCTATTGTAACGGTTTGTTTAGCTGAAGAAATGGGGCAAAAGATTAATACTTTTTCTATTGGCTATGATAAAAAATCGTTTGACGAGTCGGATAAATCAAAAATTGTAGCTAAGCAGATAGGCTCTACACATCATCAATTTATACTTAAAGAACAAGATTTAGAAGACGAAATAACTTCTGTACTACAGAATTTTGACGAGCCGTTTGCTGACTCTTCTGCATTGCCTAGTTTTTTTGTGGCAAAAAAAACTAGTGAATATGTAAAAGTAGCTCTGACAGGAGATGGAGGAGATGAAGTCTTTGGAGGATATAACAAATATCTTATAGGAAAAATAAATGAAAGATATACGCAAATAGTGCCAAAGGCTTTGCATTGTACGATAAAAAAAGTGTCAGACTTTTTAACTAAACAAAAAGAGGATCAGCGGGGATTGAAATTTAAAGTGCGAAAAGCAGTTAATGCCATTGACTACGGGGGAGAGTTTTACTATAATATGGTTAAGTTAGGTTTTCAAGAGCCTGAACTATCACGTTTTCTTAGGAAAGAATGGTTAGTAAAAGATGCTTTGAGTCTTTACAAAGAGAGAATACCTAATCCTAAAACACTTAACGATTTTCGTAATGTGGATAGAATGATAAGTTTGGAAGGAGATATGATTGTAAAAGTGGATCGGACAAGTATGTTGACTTCGTTGGAATGTAGGGCGCCCTTTTTAAATAAAAAACTTTGGGATTATTCTCACACTCTTCCAGAGCATTATTTGCTTAATGGGAATAATAAAAAGTATATACTAAAGAAGGCTTTTGAGGATAAATTTCCAGAAGGTTTTTTAGAGAAATCAAAGAAAGGTTTTGGAGTACCTGTTGGGGATTGGTTAAAATCTACACTTAAAGAGGAATTAATGTCTTACGTAGTAACAGAAAAATTGGAGAAACAAGGTCTTTTTAATGTTCTAGAAATCCAAAAATTGGTTTACAATCATTTAAATGAAATAGAAGATAATACATTCCGTGTTTGGACGCTTTACTGCTTTCAGAAGTGGTATTTTAATATGCATTTAGAGTAA
- a CDS encoding acetyltransferase encodes MILFGASGHGKVILDILQLNGKNVEVVYDDAPKLKEIFSVPVAKNNIEEADGLEAIIAIGNNLIRKKIAERFNFQYQKALHPLSVVAKSSKVCEGTVVMAKAVVNADAKIGKHCIINTGAVVEHDCVLEDYVHISPNAALAGNVTVGEGAHVGIGASIIQGIKIGKWATIGAGAVVIKDVPDGATVVGNPARVIRIQNIE; translated from the coding sequence ATGATTTTATTTGGAGCAAGTGGGCATGGTAAAGTGATTTTGGATATTTTACAACTCAATGGAAAAAATGTTGAGGTAGTATATGATGATGCTCCTAAACTAAAAGAAATTTTTAGTGTTCCAGTAGCTAAAAATAATATTGAAGAAGCGGATGGTTTAGAAGCGATAATTGCCATTGGAAATAATTTAATTAGGAAAAAAATAGCTGAAAGGTTTAATTTTCAGTACCAAAAAGCTCTACACCCTCTTTCTGTTGTTGCAAAATCATCTAAGGTTTGTGAAGGGACGGTTGTTATGGCTAAAGCAGTGGTTAATGCAGATGCTAAGATTGGTAAACATTGCATTATAAATACGGGAGCTGTAGTTGAACATGATTGTGTATTAGAAGATTATGTTCATATCTCTCCTAACGCTGCATTGGCAGGAAATGTAACAGTGGGTGAGGGAGCTCATGTAGGGATAGGAGCTTCTATAATTCAGGGTATTAAAATAGGTAAATGGGCAACTATTGGGGCTGGAGCAGTTGTAATAAAGGATGTGCCAGATGGAGCTACTGTAGTTGGGAATCCTGCAAGAGTGATAAGAATACAAAATATAGAATAA